The following are encoded together in the Longimicrobium terrae genome:
- a CDS encoding type II secretion system protein GspD → MRLPFRPGGLLLLATAACAGGSRAAGGDLLTVPELRARRQAAAPADSAPRPHAATPPVATAPAPRPEPARPAAPADVQAPDAPPVAPVPVAPPAPAAPPPPAPRPGGRGAPARWPAPRWIRVADPNPPVIPFILYEDPIVDVMRGLSESVDVNIVLDQDSAVRATRLTAEVHDLPWPLALEAVLEAHRLRPVQLASGVIKIVTEQSARDDQVVEEVGLRFLIARDVRTALEGILRAGADSATARVEFVGDPETTRRLVVWGSPEKISQVRSLIARLDRRPPTISVETRIVNVDRTRMRRVGIMYALGRSAQDSSGTRTPVMDVRSTTPGGLQSSGGPAVQLVSSLGGLGRVDVNVFIDAVLGAGFAETQTTPFLATTSEVPAEVRIGDAIVLPNNQPILAGGGYVLPGGGAQPGTGQEGGGSQPLPGGYGDGRGGLQPATGIQPDYGTQVGGFTRFLTGTTLRVTPYALGDGLIRVRIELQRDGGQLSPDGRSISGGNQTATTDVIVADGSPIVIAGLTVQARSRAKSGIPLLSDLPLVGGLFGMDEDADHYQDLIIILTPRIESDELAASHD, encoded by the coding sequence ATGCGCCTCCCCTTCCGCCCCGGCGGGCTCCTGCTCCTCGCGACGGCCGCCTGCGCGGGCGGCTCCAGAGCGGCCGGGGGCGACCTGCTCACCGTGCCCGAGCTCCGGGCCCGCAGGCAGGCCGCCGCGCCCGCCGACTCGGCGCCGCGTCCCCACGCCGCCACCCCGCCCGTCGCCACCGCGCCGGCGCCCCGTCCGGAGCCCGCGCGCCCGGCAGCGCCCGCCGACGTGCAGGCGCCCGACGCGCCGCCGGTCGCACCGGTGCCCGTCGCGCCTCCCGCCCCGGCCGCGCCTCCCCCCCCGGCGCCGCGTCCCGGAGGGCGGGGCGCCCCGGCCCGGTGGCCGGCGCCCCGGTGGATCCGGGTGGCGGACCCGAACCCGCCGGTGATCCCGTTCATCCTCTACGAGGACCCGATCGTGGACGTGATGCGCGGCCTGTCGGAGAGCGTCGACGTGAACATCGTGCTGGACCAGGACAGCGCCGTCCGGGCCACCCGGCTGACCGCGGAGGTCCACGATCTCCCGTGGCCGCTCGCGCTGGAGGCGGTGCTGGAAGCCCATCGGCTTCGCCCCGTCCAGCTGGCGAGCGGCGTGATCAAGATCGTCACCGAGCAGTCGGCGCGGGACGACCAGGTGGTGGAGGAGGTCGGGCTCCGGTTCCTGATCGCGCGGGACGTCCGCACCGCGCTGGAGGGCATCCTCCGCGCGGGCGCAGACAGCGCCACGGCGCGCGTGGAGTTCGTCGGGGACCCCGAGACCACCCGGCGCCTCGTGGTGTGGGGAAGCCCCGAGAAGATCTCCCAGGTCCGCAGCCTGATCGCCCGCCTGGACCGCCGGCCGCCCACCATCTCCGTCGAGACCCGCATCGTGAACGTCGACCGCACCCGCATGCGCCGCGTCGGGATCATGTACGCGCTCGGCCGCTCCGCCCAGGACTCCTCTGGCACCCGCACCCCGGTGATGGACGTGCGCTCCACGACGCCGGGCGGGCTGCAGAGCTCGGGCGGGCCTGCGGTGCAGCTGGTGTCCTCACTCGGCGGGCTGGGCCGCGTGGACGTCAACGTCTTCATCGACGCGGTGCTCGGCGCCGGGTTCGCGGAGACCCAGACGACGCCGTTCCTGGCGACGACCAGCGAGGTGCCGGCCGAGGTGCGGATCGGCGACGCGATCGTGCTTCCCAACAACCAGCCGATCCTGGCGGGCGGCGGCTACGTCCTCCCGGGGGGAGGGGCCCAGCCGGGCACCGGCCAGGAGGGCGGAGGCTCCCAGCCCCTTCCCGGCGGATACGGCGACGGACGCGGGGGACTGCAGCCCGCCACGGGCATCCAGCCGGACTACGGGACGCAGGTGGGCGGATTCACGCGGTTCCTGACCGGGACGACGCTCCGGGTCACCCCCTACGCGCTGGGCGATGGACTGATCCGCGTGCGGATCGAGCTGCAGCGGGACGGCGGCCAGCTGTCGCCCGACGGGCGGTCGATCAGCGGCGGCAACCAGACGGCGACCACCGACGTGATCGTCGCGGACGGGTCTCCGATCGTGATCGCCGGCCTCACTGTCCAGGCCCGGAGCCGGGCGAAGAGCGGGATTCCGCTCCTGTCGGACCTGCCGCTGGTGGGAGGCCTGTTCGGGATGGACGAGGACGCGGACCACTACCAGGACCTGATCATCATCCTGACGCCACGGATCGAAAGCGATGAACTGGCTGCCTCGCACGACTGA
- a CDS encoding type II secretion system protein produces the protein MSGAGMGGRLERRPGFTLVEVMVAVVILGIAAAGLMGLLDQAQQQNARRRSSGIAGRIAESEVERARIAGLRNVPASAPPARVAADGRAATEGEYRVSVVRETVCDGAAATPDDAGGPSASCGGARARVRVTVEHRRGAGWSTRAVRVVEEAGDLPAAGAWSPVGAP, from the coding sequence GTGAGCGGCGCCGGCATGGGCGGGCGGCTTGAGCGGCGCCCGGGGTTCACGCTGGTCGAGGTGATGGTGGCGGTCGTGATCCTCGGGATCGCCGCGGCCGGGCTGATGGGGCTCCTCGACCAGGCACAGCAGCAGAACGCGCGGCGGAGGAGCTCAGGCATCGCGGGCCGGATCGCGGAGAGCGAAGTGGAGCGCGCGCGGATCGCGGGCTTGCGCAACGTGCCCGCGTCCGCGCCCCCGGCGCGCGTGGCCGCGGATGGCCGCGCGGCCACGGAAGGCGAGTACCGCGTGAGCGTGGTCCGGGAGACGGTGTGCGACGGGGCCGCCGCCACGCCGGACGACGCGGGAGGACCCTCCGCTTCGTGCGGGGGCGCCCGCGCGCGCGTCCGCGTGACGGTCGAGCACCGGCGGGGCGCGGGGTGGAGCACGCGCGCGGTCCGCGTAGTTGAGGAGGCGGGGGATCTGCCGGCCGCGGGTGCGTGGAGCCCCGTGGGGGCGCCGTGA
- a CDS encoding prepilin-type N-terminal cleavage/methylation domain-containing protein: protein MAPDTPRHPAGNDAGFSAAELLVVLAALAALATVYMALQRAPEIYTVESAAQRLAAEIERARAEAVAREGEALIAVLPDGRFAARVGDAGSLSVTGTPSEEWESLPDGMGWGAGEAGTDPLGRPAGPLPAQVYCGADGECSPPAPWAVYTLRSDREPHRVAAVTLDAAGSVEVWAWAAGTGSWTAVAR, encoded by the coding sequence GTGGCCCCTGATACCCCGCGCCACCCCGCCGGGAACGATGCGGGCTTCTCCGCGGCCGAGCTCCTGGTGGTCCTGGCGGCGCTCGCGGCACTGGCCACCGTCTACATGGCCCTCCAGCGCGCGCCCGAGATCTATACGGTCGAGAGCGCCGCCCAGCGGCTCGCGGCGGAGATCGAGCGGGCGCGCGCCGAGGCGGTCGCCCGCGAGGGCGAGGCGCTGATCGCGGTGCTCCCGGACGGCCGCTTCGCCGCGCGCGTGGGGGACGCGGGAAGCCTGTCCGTCACGGGCACGCCTTCGGAGGAGTGGGAGTCGCTGCCGGACGGCATGGGGTGGGGCGCGGGGGAGGCCGGAACGGATCCGCTGGGCCGGCCGGCGGGCCCGCTTCCAGCCCAGGTGTACTGCGGGGCGGACGGGGAATGCAGCCCGCCCGCCCCGTGGGCGGTCTACACGCTGCGCTCCGACCGGGAGCCGCACCGCGTCGCGGCCGTCACGCTGGACGCCGCCGGAAGCGTGGAGGTCTGGGCGTGGGCGGCCGGGACGGGGTCGTGGACGGCGGTGGCCCGGTGA
- a CDS encoding prepilin-type N-terminal cleavage/methylation domain-containing protein, with protein MPAEGAAARGPRAGFTIIELLVVLLVASVVGAMAWTLAQVGTSVHRRELRRADAERTRRNIETVVGGALAGAASGGFSAPNLGMVRVGTPETARGDAADTLVVLRVSGGALAVASRPCAVARPLCIALRGEAGTRLRPGDLLAVGSSRVGYRLLEVSAAGAPYAAPCGADCPPATFCALEAVPGGTVVEVLLGKHTPVRASAPSCAESYYPDGSRCTETLGSRPVAARMRSVCRSTEARAWFVDVETSDRTAALGFPAPREWVGVSGGGAPDVRAIPVDALRVFAAPEGPELALQAQRGFQGGSWAAARRVAGPIASFRVEATHAGSAAWIPGDGVDHAGLAVSPNRMAHGVPGGAQVGYRYARGYHTLVGIRVQAEVVGQDREGRRTTEPVRILQSLAPAARGGAREEP; from the coding sequence ATGCCCGCGGAGGGAGCCGCCGCGCGCGGCCCGCGCGCCGGATTTACGATCATCGAGCTGCTGGTGGTCCTCCTCGTGGCCTCCGTGGTGGGCGCCATGGCGTGGACCCTGGCCCAGGTGGGGACGTCGGTGCACCGCCGGGAGCTGCGCCGCGCGGACGCCGAGCGCACGCGCCGGAACATCGAGACCGTAGTGGGCGGCGCGCTGGCCGGCGCCGCGAGCGGCGGGTTCTCCGCCCCGAACCTCGGCATGGTTCGCGTCGGCACCCCGGAAACCGCGCGCGGGGACGCCGCGGACACGCTGGTGGTGCTGCGGGTGTCCGGGGGAGCCCTCGCGGTGGCGAGCCGGCCCTGCGCGGTCGCCAGACCCCTCTGCATCGCGCTCCGGGGCGAGGCCGGAACGCGGCTTCGTCCCGGAGATCTCCTGGCCGTGGGCTCCTCGCGGGTCGGCTACCGCCTCCTCGAGGTGAGCGCCGCAGGGGCCCCGTACGCGGCCCCTTGCGGGGCGGACTGCCCGCCCGCCACGTTCTGTGCGCTGGAGGCGGTGCCCGGCGGGACCGTGGTCGAGGTCCTGCTCGGCAAGCACACCCCGGTCCGCGCCTCCGCGCCCTCCTGCGCCGAGTCCTACTATCCGGACGGCTCGCGGTGCACGGAGACCTTGGGATCCCGGCCCGTCGCCGCGCGGATGCGGTCGGTCTGCCGGTCCACGGAGGCGCGGGCCTGGTTCGTGGACGTCGAGACGTCGGACCGCACGGCGGCGCTGGGCTTCCCCGCCCCCCGTGAATGGGTGGGTGTCTCCGGTGGCGGGGCGCCGGACGTGCGGGCGATCCCGGTCGATGCGCTTCGCGTCTTTGCCGCGCCCGAGGGGCCGGAGCTCGCTCTCCAGGCGCAGCGCGGCTTTCAGGGGGGCAGCTGGGCCGCCGCGCGGCGGGTCGCGGGGCCGATCGCCTCGTTCCGCGTGGAGGCGACGCATGCGGGCTCCGCGGCGTGGATCCCGGGCGACGGCGTCGACCACGCCGGCCTCGCCGTCTCTCCCAACCGGATGGCGCACGGCGTGCCGGGCGGGGCCCAGGTGGGCTACCGCTACGCCCGCGGCTACCATACGCTGGTGGGTATCCGCGTGCAGGCGGAGGTGGTGGGGCAGGACCGGGAGGGCCGCCGGACAACGGAGCCCGTTCGCATCCTCCAATCGCTCGCGCCCGCCGCGCGAGGGGGTGCACGCGAAGAGCCATGA